The following proteins come from a genomic window of Eleginops maclovinus isolate JMC-PN-2008 ecotype Puerto Natales chromosome 8, JC_Emac_rtc_rv5, whole genome shotgun sequence:
- the gnsb gene encoding glucosamine (N-acetyl)-6-sulfatase (Sanfilippo disease IIID), b: MAGLRSGSGATGSRQTGLPAAVTLLTLLFTCCARCSAQSAKPSNIILILADDHDVHLGGMTPMKKTKALIGDAGATFVNAYTVTPLCCPSRSSILTGQYPHNHEVRNNSLSGNCSSIQWQKGPESTAFPIYLNKQKYQTFFAGKYLNQYGKKDEGEIGHVPPGWDQWHALVGNSQYYNYTLSVNGKEEKHEDSYEKDYFTDLITNRSLHFLDDRSPQHPFFLMLSPPAPHSPWMAAPQYQKKFSDIKAPRDGSFDKPGKNKHWLLRQPVNPMPNNSLTFLDNAYRKRWQTLLSVDDMVELLVKKLDSIKELDNTYIIYTSDNGYHTGQFSLPIDKRQLYEFDIRVPLMVRGPGIKPNQTLQAPVLNIDLAPTILDISGVNLTTVNVDGQSFLSQMAPTLRNGTARPFFLVEYTGEGHETTDPACPKLGPGLSQCFPDCVCEDAYNNTYACVRTLNKEQNLQYCEFADSESFVEVYNLASDPHQLDNIVKSVDPAVLQAMNQRLIKLQSCQGDSCRDVK; encoded by the exons ATGGCAGGTTTGAGGAGCGGATCAGGAGCGACAGGAAGCCGGCAGACAGGACTCCCTGCAGCCGTCACTCTCCTCACGCTGCTGTTCACCTGCTGCGCCAGGTGCTCTGCTCAAAGTGCCAAACCGAGCAACATCATCCTCATCCTCGCCGACGATCACGATGTTCATCTGGGGGGGATG ACCCCCATGAAGAAAACTAAAGCCTTAATAGGAGACGCAGGAGCAACCTTTGTGAATGCT TACACCGTCACACCGCTGTGCTGCCCCAGCAGGAGCAGCATTTTGACCGGTCAGTATCCCCACAACCACGAGGTGAGGAACAACTCACTGTCAGGGAACTGCTCCAGCATTCAGTGGCAGAAAGGCCCCGAGTCCACGGCCTTCCCCATCTACCTCAATAAGCAGAAGTACCAGACGTTCTTCGCCGGGAAATATCTCAACCAG TACGGTAAAAAAGATGAAGGAGAGATTGGTCATGTTCCACCTGGCTGGGACCAATGGCATGCATTG GTGGGGAACTCACAGTACTACAACTACACACTTTCAGTCAACGGCAAAGAGGAAAAGCATGAAGACAGTTATGAGAAGGACTATTTCACAGACCTGATC ACGAACCGGTCGCTTCACTTCCTGGATGACAGGAGCCCGCAGCATCCCTTCTTCCTGATGCTTTCTCCCCCGGCGCCTCACTCCCCCTGGATGGCAGCACCGCAGTACCAGAAGAAGTTCAGTGACATCAAAGCCCCTCGAGACGGGAGCTTTGACAAACCAGGGAAG AACAAACACTGGCTGCTGCGTCAGCCTGTCAACCCCATGCCAAACAACTCCCTCACCTTCCTGGACAATGCATACAGGAAGAG GTGGCAGACCCTGTTATCCGTGGACGACATGGTGGAGTTGCTGGTAAAGAAACTTGACAGCATAAAGGAACTGGACAACACCTACATCATCTACACCTCGGACAACGGCTACCACACAG GTCAGTTCTCTTTGCCTATTGACAAAAGGCAGCTGTATGAATTCGACATCCGGGTCCCGCTCATGGTCCGCGGTCCTGGCATCAAACCAAACCAGACACTGCAG GCTCCAGTGTTGAATATTGACCTGGCTCCCACCATTCTGGACATATCGGGTGTCAACCTGACAACTGTGAATGTGGATGGGCAGTCGTTCCTCTCTCAGATG GCCCCAACGCTGCGTAATGGCACCGCACGTCCCTTTTTCCTTGTTGAATACACCGGCGAGGGACATGAAACAACTGATCCTGCTTGTCCTAAACTGGGCCCTGGACTTTCT CAATGTTTCccggactgtgtgtgtgaagacgcCTACAACAACACCTACGCCTGTGTCAGGACCCTCAACAAAGAACAAAACCTGCAGTACTGCGAGTTTGCAGACAGCGAG TCATTTGTAGAAGTGTACAACCTGGCGTCAGACCCCCACCAGCTGGATAACATCGTGAAGTCGGTGGATCCGGCCGTCCTGCAGGCGATGAACCAGCGCCTCATAAAGCTCCAGTCCTGTCAGGGCGACAGCTGCCGTGACGTCAAGTAA